A window of Amycolatopsis sp. AA4 contains these coding sequences:
- a CDS encoding recombinase family protein yields MAAPVRTAAMTAAAPLSDADEVEQHPCPRCLAEPGSPCRSRSGAVAGTYHTGRFAKVPRLAKRLRVPTPADRGPGQPWRPGTPPPVPIAADTPTADIRIGYARCSHLTQELQSQLDALAAHGIPREKIFAEKISTRIRVRPQFEAALATAREIKAHAPHCRVLFTVYEMKRLGRDSAELTATADHLTAHGILLEMLAGPIPGIYDPSGTGRMLFGFFAAMAETDRETIRESTLEGLNAAARKGNHGGRPPVITDDMLHTVLRRRANGESVQDIRPDLIIPTGKRKGQNPSLASIYRALAEHEKRQRFPDVVEAAHADLAALSGASA; encoded by the coding sequence TGTCGGACGCGGACGAGGTCGAGCAGCACCCGTGCCCGCGGTGCCTGGCCGAACCGGGCTCGCCCTGCCGGTCCCGATCCGGAGCGGTCGCCGGCACCTACCACACCGGCCGGTTCGCCAAGGTTCCCCGGCTGGCCAAGCGACTGCGCGTGCCCACGCCCGCCGATCGCGGCCCGGGTCAGCCGTGGCGGCCGGGTACTCCGCCGCCGGTGCCGATCGCGGCGGACACTCCGACCGCGGACATCCGGATCGGCTACGCCCGCTGCTCGCACCTGACCCAGGAACTGCAGTCCCAGCTCGACGCGCTGGCCGCGCACGGCATCCCGCGCGAGAAGATCTTCGCCGAGAAGATCTCCACCCGCATCCGCGTCCGGCCCCAGTTCGAGGCCGCCCTCGCGACTGCCCGGGAGATCAAGGCGCACGCCCCGCACTGCCGGGTCCTGTTCACCGTCTACGAAATGAAACGCCTCGGCCGAGACTCCGCCGAGCTGACCGCCACGGCGGATCACCTGACCGCGCACGGGATCCTGCTGGAGATGCTCGCCGGGCCGATCCCCGGCATCTACGACCCGTCGGGCACCGGCCGGATGCTGTTCGGGTTCTTCGCCGCGATGGCCGAAACCGACCGCGAAACCATCCGAGAGTCCACATTGGAGGGGCTGAACGCCGCCGCCCGCAAGGGAAACCACGGCGGACGGCCGCCGGTGATCACCGACGACATGCTCCACACCGTGCTGCGCCGCCGCGCGAACGGCGAGTCCGTTCAGGACATCCGCCCGGACCTGATCATCCCGACCGGCAAGCGCAAAGGACAGAACCCGAGCCTGGCCAGCATCTACCGCGCCCTGGCCGAGCACGAGAAGCGGCAGCGATTCCCCGACGTCGTCGAGGCGGCCCACGCCGACCTCGCCGCCCTTTCCGGGGCGTCGGCGTGA